AAACTCATCGATGACTTGTGGGTGAATTTTCGATGCGTATTTTAAGCCCTCATCAATACGCTCTTTAAGCGCCATTGCGGTAAATTTACGGCTATTATCACCCGTGATATATCCCGTTAAAGTAATACCTTTACCATTACTTAAAAACTCATTTGGCGCAGATGGATAAGCAAAATGCGTAATTGGCTGACTTGTCAATGACATTCCCCCAAAGATCGCCTCATCTTCTTCCCAGAAGCGGCGCTTATACTGCACCCCAAGTTTTACCACAGATTCATAGGGGAGCGCATCAATCGCAGCTTTTAGTTTCTCACCCACATTCATTTTAATGTTACTTAAAACTCTCGTTGGAATAGTACATAAACACCAATCCCCTGTGACGGTTTCTGTTTTACCTGTACTCTTATCCACATAAGTAACGGTCACATTATCAGCACTTTGATGGATTTCTGTAACTTCTGAGTTATAACGGATCACCTCTGGTAACGCTTTTTCAAAAGCTTTACCAATCATTGACATGCCTCCACGAGGCTCAAACATTGTTTGTTGAAATTGCTGGGTTAAAAAGTAAGCAAAATTACTCCATAAGCGAGAATTTAAAATCTCTTTCATTTCGATAGGTTTTGTCGGGACATATCCTGCGGATAAACCTCCGCCTGGAAGTTTTTCAAATCCCCGGCGCATACTTACGGCAACGCTTTCACTATAGTTGTAATTATCATCAAGTGCCCCAAATGATTTTAAAGCTTCTAAAAGAATCTTTTGATCCTCTTCGGTGACTAATTCATCCAGCGCTTTTTGATTTGTTGCTTTTGCTAAAAGAGAAGAGATTCCTCCATTAAAGTCTGTGAAAATCTCACGGAAACGTTTAGGCTTCCCATCAAATGCATCATTAGATTGTAAATACGCATTAAAATTCAGTTGTACAAAGGGATCGAGCTTAATATCAAGCTCGCGACAATAATGTAAGATGTTTTTATGG
The nucleotide sequence above comes from Ignatzschineria rhizosphaerae. Encoded proteins:
- a CDS encoding flavin monoamine oxidase family protein; its protein translation is MNSHKAMTRRDLLKMIGYSAGATVMLSAMGSLGHATTMSALKTVDLKGMPKGSKILILGGGVAGLVAAYEFKRAGYEAVILETQNRPGGRAWSVEGGDRYTDTDGVEQVCEFEKGQFFNLGAWRIPYYHKNILHYCRELDIKLDPFVQLNFNAYLQSNDAFDGKPKRFREIFTDFNGGISSLLAKATNQKALDELVTEEDQKILLEALKSFGALDDNYNYSESVAVSMRRGFEKLPGGGLSAGYVPTKPIEMKEILNSRLWSNFAYFLTQQFQQTMFEPRGGMSMIGKAFEKALPEVIRYNSEVTEIHQSADNVTVTYVDKSTGKTETVTGDWCLCTIPTRVLSNIKMNVGEKLKAAIDALPYESVVKLGVQYKRRFWEEDEAIFGGMSLTSQPITHFAYPSAPNEFLSNGKGITLTGYITGDNSRKFTAMALKERIDEGLKYASKIHPQVIDEFDTGYSVAWDKVPWILGGYSKWSPELREKHYRNLCEIDGRIVLAGEHTSYMNGWLEGAITSSLDAISRIHAKATSKS